TCTGGAAAAATCTACTCCAAAGCTGTAAGTTTTCTGAAACGAATGAATAAAAAAGCCATAAAGATTTCAAGAAAGACATTTGACAGATACATGGAATGGTGGATACATAAGAAAGGTTTTATACTGCACAGTCAGAGCAAACAGGCGGCATATCAACAAGCATGGACAGCATATACTGCAACCCTAAAAAAGGTTAAGAAAACAGAAAAGAAAAATAAAGATGTTTCAAAGATAAGAGTACCATACAAAAGTAAGAAGTACAACAAAGTATGTTTTAAAAGCTCAGCGATAAAACAAGAAGGTAGCAATCTAATTTTTTCAAACATGAAAGGAGCAGAAAGGATAGTAATAAAAGTTGAGGATTTTGAAGCAAGACCTAAGTATGCAGAACTTATCTACCATAAAGATAAGAACAAGTATTATATGCATGTAGTAGTAGAATTTCCAAAAAAGCAGGTAAACTCTGAAAAAGCCCAAACAATTGCAATAGATCTTGGTATAATACATCCGATGACATGCTTTGATGGGAAACGAGTAACAATATACAATGGTGGAATTTTGAATTCGCTGATAAGATACAGAAACAAGAAACTTGGGGAGATACAAAACAAACTGTCCAAATGCAAGAAAGGCTCAAAGAGATGGAAAAGACTCCAGAGAGCCAAGAGAAAAATTTTAAAGAAAATCAGAAATCAAATCAGGGATGTATTGGAAAAATATACATCCCATTTGATAGGGTATTGTGTGAAAAATAACATAGGAACAATTGTGATAGGTGATTTAAAAGGTATAAGAAATGAAGCGAAGTATGGGAAGGTAGCAAATCAGAAAATTCATCAATGGATGTTTAGAAAAGTGGCAAGAAGGATAGGAGAGAAAGCAGGGTTTGTAGGGATAGATATTGTGTATGTAAAGGAGAATGGCACATCACAAGTTTGTCCTGTATGCGGAAGTAAAAACAAACCACGAAACAGGAACTATGAATGCGGAGAATGTGGATTTAGGTACCACAGGGACGGAGTTGGGGCTATAAACATCTACAAAAAGTATACAGGGATAAAATTCCTGGTAGTAGGGCGATTGGCCTGCCCCACAGGTGTGAGATTCAGATGGCACCTGCGTTGCCCAGTAGAATGGAACACCCATCCGTGGATGAGAAATTCTGCTGGGAAGACAGCCTGAATCGAGCTGTCAGGAATCCTCGTCTCTGTGAGGCAGAGAGGAGGTCAAAAACTTATATCCTTGCTTTAATAATTCAGGAATAATTATTTCTAAAGTTTGAGGCGTAGGGTGAGGTATATGCATTCAAACATCAGGTTATTCACAGCGAGATTTGGTGGTCGGAAAAATCTTGGTGTTTGCCCTGTATACTAAATGGTTACCAAATTCACAGCCAAGTCTTTTTGCTCTTTCTAAGATGGGAGCTGAAATATTATACTTTTCTAAAACATCAAGTACTTTGGGAGTTAGATCTGGGTCAATACTTGGTCCATCGTCAAAGGTTAGCACTACATATTTAGCATTTCAATCTTTTTTAAGCACCTGATATATGGCACATTTTAAATAGTAGGATTCAGGGTATGAGAGAAGTATTGGATGGTCTTTTGCCTGAGTTCTAAAATCTACAAGCCTTAAAATTCTATTAGCATCCTCACTGGCAGACTCAATAACTTGTTCAAAAAGTTCCCTTGTGATATGCTGAGAACAGGAGCAGGTTATTAAGAATCCTCCCTCTCTTAATATTTTCATGGCTCTTAAATTTATTTCTTTATATC
This region of Dictyoglomus sp. NZ13-RE01 genomic DNA includes:
- a CDS encoding transposase, which produces MDKTYIVPVTEEYQNLAKQLSQQSGKIYSKAVSFLKRMNKKAIKISRKTFDRYMEWWIHKKGFILHSQSKQAAYQQAWTAYTATLKKVKKTEKKNKDVSKIRVPYKSKKYNKVCFKSSAIKQEGSNLIFSNMKGAERIVIKVEDFEARPKYAELIYHKDKNKYYMHVVVEFPKKQVNSEKAQTIAIDLGIIHPMTCFDGKRVTIYNGGILNSLIRYRNKKLGEIQNKLSKCKKGSKRWKRLQRAKRKILKKIRNQIRDVLEKYTSHLIGYCVKNNIGTIVIGDLKGIRNEAKYGKVANQKIHQWMFRKVARRIGEKAGFVGIDIVYVKENGTSQVCPVCGSKNKPRNRNYECGECGFRYHRDGVGAINIYKKYTGIKFLVVGRLACPTGVRFRWHLRCPVEWNTHPWMRNSAGKTA